From Streptomyces sp. GSL17-111, one genomic window encodes:
- a CDS encoding SPFH domain-containing protein has protein sequence MAGAKTQSLRRVASAVASGADPRQAAEEEALRRTGRSAGRPQNRGRAGQEPGNADEESSVPEEGGMDPADFPAAREQGGSIATVMRQKTVSLDEAGEALNRSEQQREGGDQVHAICPMVLPKGRSFLSMLPVLSLLILGAVGTAVVSAMDDSPLTNPLFGVHYWVISVAAVAFVWWRQGMVMVPDGCQALITRFGKLEKVVGPGRVILISPWKRVSYILNTTREYPFNAPVREAPTKGGVKASIDLFIQFRISDATEFVYTLGAVRGFEEKLSNAVSETIRSLIYEQEAAGIYDLVGEDTGRLLEQLNQQFRPAVELTNANITHAEPSDRNYRMDLAAPETVRMAKEAYTHEYALMLRKEQDEGDLSRELATSHETLSAIHADIAQYQAQMDTAVERETNRAQALARQRYVQAESEAKANAALLEAQALDIRAVTAAEAPEILEYRYQQQILDALERIAEHLPRLVRIGGTGEGDGAAGVDFLQLARELVGERGEELFSESDMTAMRGQLTAIGERITGREDEIVALLRAERPTVPSTGSGSPKGSSAGQETAEQATASEVPESTEEAGQ, from the coding sequence ATGGCAGGAGCGAAGACGCAGAGCCTGCGGAGGGTGGCCTCGGCGGTGGCCTCGGGTGCTGATCCCCGGCAGGCGGCCGAAGAGGAAGCGCTGCGACGCACCGGGCGGTCGGCCGGTCGGCCGCAGAACCGGGGACGGGCCGGCCAGGAGCCGGGGAACGCCGACGAGGAGTCGTCCGTGCCGGAGGAAGGGGGCATGGACCCCGCCGACTTTCCGGCCGCGAGAGAACAGGGCGGCTCCATCGCCACGGTGATGAGGCAGAAGACCGTCTCCCTCGACGAGGCCGGCGAGGCTCTCAACCGAAGCGAACAGCAGCGTGAGGGTGGCGACCAGGTCCATGCGATCTGCCCGATGGTGCTCCCGAAGGGCCGCTCGTTCCTGAGCATGCTTCCGGTGTTGTCCCTGCTCATCCTGGGCGCTGTGGGTACTGCGGTCGTGTCCGCGATGGACGACTCCCCGCTGACCAATCCGCTGTTCGGCGTGCACTACTGGGTCATCTCCGTGGCCGCGGTCGCCTTCGTGTGGTGGCGGCAGGGCATGGTGATGGTTCCGGACGGCTGCCAGGCACTGATCACACGCTTCGGGAAGCTGGAGAAGGTCGTCGGCCCCGGCCGGGTGATCCTGATCAGCCCGTGGAAGCGGGTCTCGTACATCCTCAACACCACGCGGGAGTACCCGTTCAACGCGCCGGTGCGCGAGGCGCCGACCAAGGGCGGCGTGAAGGCCTCGATCGACCTGTTCATCCAGTTCCGGATCAGCGACGCGACGGAGTTCGTCTACACGCTGGGCGCGGTCCGCGGCTTCGAGGAGAAGCTGAGCAACGCGGTGAGCGAGACGATCCGCAGCCTCATCTACGAACAGGAGGCCGCCGGGATCTACGACCTGGTCGGCGAGGACACCGGCCGGCTCCTGGAACAGCTCAACCAGCAGTTCCGGCCCGCCGTCGAGCTGACCAACGCCAACATCACGCACGCGGAGCCGTCCGACCGCAACTACCGGATGGACCTGGCCGCCCCGGAGACGGTGCGGATGGCGAAGGAGGCGTACACCCACGAGTACGCGCTGATGCTCCGCAAGGAGCAGGACGAGGGCGACCTGAGCAGGGAGCTGGCGACCAGTCACGAGACGCTCTCCGCGATCCACGCCGACATCGCCCAGTACCAGGCCCAGATGGACACCGCCGTGGAACGCGAGACCAACCGCGCCCAGGCCCTCGCCCGCCAGCGCTACGTGCAGGCGGAATCGGAGGCGAAGGCCAACGCGGCGCTACTGGAGGCCCAGGCCCTCGACATCCGCGCGGTCACCGCCGCCGAGGCTCCGGAGATCCTCGAGTACCGCTACCAGCAGCAGATCCTCGACGCCCTTGAGCGGATCGCCGAACACCTGCCGCGCCTCGTGCGCATCGGCGGCACGGGGGAAGGCGACGGCGCCGCCGGCGTGGACTTCCTCCAGCTGGCCCGGGAGCTGGTCGGCGAGCGCGGCGAGGAGCTGTTCAGCGAGTCGGACATGACCGCCATGCGCGGGCAGCTCACCGCCATCGGCGAACGCATCACCGGACGCGAGGACGAGATCGTGGCGCTGCTCCGGGCCGAGCGGCCCACCGTGCCGTCGACCGGGAGCGGATCGCCGAAGGGCTCCTCGGCCGGCCAGGAGACCGCCGAACAGGCGACGGCGTCCGAGGTTCCCGAGTCCACCGAGGAGGCCGGTCAGTGA
- a CDS encoding MarR family winged helix-turn-helix transcriptional regulator — translation MPGRRSITEAEKLARARLDGMAVRREQMAAVANIHRAAAVVRHHLENSVLRGSDLTWTAFVVLWVVWVWGESETRRVAEEAGISKGTLTGVSRTLESRGLLRRGEHPTDGRLVLLSLTERGEAFMREVFPAFNDEEVFVTARLDDEECRDLADMLRRVVLQVEEHGEERRDALRNGAEPAPRRSGRRARG, via the coding sequence GTGCCCGGCCGGCGTTCCATCACCGAGGCGGAGAAGCTCGCGCGGGCCCGGCTCGACGGCATGGCCGTGCGACGGGAGCAGATGGCGGCGGTGGCCAACATCCACCGTGCCGCCGCCGTCGTGCGCCACCACCTGGAGAACTCCGTCCTGCGCGGCTCGGATCTGACCTGGACGGCGTTCGTCGTGCTGTGGGTGGTGTGGGTCTGGGGCGAGTCGGAGACCCGGCGCGTCGCGGAGGAGGCGGGCATCTCCAAGGGCACCCTGACCGGTGTCTCCCGCACCCTGGAGTCGCGCGGACTCCTGCGGCGCGGGGAACACCCCACCGACGGGCGGCTCGTGCTGCTGAGCCTCACCGAGCGGGGCGAGGCGTTCATGCGGGAGGTGTTCCCCGCGTTCAACGACGAGGAGGTCTTCGTGACCGCCCGGCTGGACGACGAGGAGTGCCGGGACCTCGCTGACATGCTGCGGCGGGTCGTCCTCCAGGTGGAGGAGCACGGCGAGGAGCGCCGCGACGCGCTGCGGAACGGGGCGGAGCCCGCGCCGCGCCGCAGCGGCCGTCGCGCCAGGGGCTGA